The Rhodocytophaga rosea genome has a segment encoding these proteins:
- a CDS encoding beta-N-acetylhexosaminidase has product MRNTIYLFTIALLISVCYKASAQESAASLAIIPQPVSIKTGSGSFELTSATQLIIPSGQAEVQKIAALLTARIQPSTGFNLKTVSSGENNSIQLVLNQSADTQLGKEGYSLEATPTKIVIKANQSAGLFYGVQTLLQLLPKQIEASKPVTGVKWQVPAVTVIDYPRFGWRGIMLDVSRHFFSKEFVKKYIDQLACYKYNRLHFHLTDDNGWRVEIKSLPKLTSVGAWRVDRVGTFNSNEPPKPGEKAAYGGFYTQDDIKEIVQYAKERYVEIMPEVDIPGHSMAAIAAYPELSTTKDANTQVNPGSNFATWHNDGTFTMHIENTLNPSDEKVYQFLDKVFTEIAQLFPFEYIHMGGDECYHGYWKKDPGCQALMKSKNMKNTHELQSYFGKRVNDIIKSKGKKAMGWDEILEGGLPSGAGVMSWHSLKGGVEAAKLKAPAVMTPAQHAYLDYVQGDPSLEPPVYASLRLQKTYNWDPLPAGIDSTSILGGQGNLWTEQIPTTQQVEYMTYPRAFALSEVYWSPKSQKNWNSFVTKVETHFDRFDQAQINYARSMYDPIIAVKKNEKGQMVIQLSTEVPGLDIHYTVDNSQPSQYHPLYKEPIVYPEGADIFRVITYKGGKPVGKMITIKTDDLAKRVRK; this is encoded by the coding sequence ATGAGAAATACCATTTATCTATTTACCATTGCTTTACTGATAAGCGTTTGTTACAAGGCATCTGCTCAGGAATCAGCTGCTTCTCTGGCAATTATTCCTCAGCCAGTGAGCATAAAAACTGGCAGCGGAAGTTTTGAACTGACCAGTGCTACCCAACTGATCATTCCTTCTGGCCAGGCAGAAGTGCAAAAAATAGCTGCTTTACTTACAGCAAGAATTCAGCCTTCTACAGGATTCAATTTAAAAACGGTATCCTCTGGCGAAAATAATAGTATTCAGCTGGTATTAAATCAGAGTGCCGATACCCAGCTGGGTAAAGAAGGATATTCTCTGGAAGCTACTCCCACTAAAATAGTAATTAAAGCCAATCAGTCAGCCGGTTTGTTTTATGGGGTACAAACCTTATTACAATTATTACCTAAGCAGATAGAAGCAAGTAAACCGGTGACTGGTGTAAAATGGCAAGTACCGGCGGTAACCGTTATCGATTATCCCCGGTTTGGCTGGAGGGGTATTATGCTGGATGTGAGCCGTCATTTTTTCTCTAAAGAATTTGTGAAAAAATACATCGATCAGCTGGCCTGTTACAAATACAACCGCCTTCATTTTCACCTGACCGATGATAACGGCTGGCGGGTGGAGATCAAAAGTTTGCCAAAGCTTACTTCGGTGGGAGCCTGGCGGGTAGATAGGGTAGGAACTTTTAATAGCAATGAGCCCCCTAAACCAGGTGAAAAAGCAGCATACGGCGGTTTTTATACCCAGGATGATATTAAAGAAATCGTGCAATATGCTAAAGAGCGGTATGTAGAAATTATGCCGGAAGTAGATATTCCTGGCCATAGCATGGCAGCTATTGCAGCCTATCCGGAACTGTCTACGACCAAAGATGCCAATACCCAGGTAAATCCCGGAAGTAATTTTGCTACCTGGCATAATGATGGCACTTTTACTATGCACATCGAAAATACATTGAACCCATCCGATGAGAAAGTATACCAGTTCTTAGATAAAGTTTTCACAGAGATTGCGCAGCTGTTCCCTTTTGAATACATTCATATGGGAGGCGATGAATGCTATCATGGCTACTGGAAAAAAGACCCGGGCTGTCAGGCATTAATGAAAAGTAAGAACATGAAAAATACCCATGAATTGCAAAGCTATTTTGGAAAACGGGTAAATGATATTATTAAAAGCAAAGGCAAAAAAGCCATGGGCTGGGATGAAATTTTGGAAGGCGGCCTGCCATCCGGAGCAGGGGTAATGAGCTGGCACAGCTTAAAAGGTGGTGTTGAGGCCGCTAAACTAAAAGCACCTGCAGTAATGACACCAGCTCAACATGCGTACCTCGACTATGTGCAGGGAGATCCTTCTTTAGAGCCACCGGTGTATGCTTCTTTGCGCTTGCAAAAAACCTATAACTGGGACCCTCTTCCAGCTGGGATAGATTCTACCTCTATTTTAGGCGGACAAGGAAACCTGTGGACAGAACAAATTCCTACGACTCAGCAAGTAGAATACATGACTTATCCCAGGGCATTCGCTTTATCAGAAGTATACTGGTCGCCTAAGTCGCAGAAAAACTGGAACAGCTTTGTAACCAAAGTAGAAACCCATTTCGACCGGTTCGACCAAGCACAGATCAATTATGCCCGCAGCATGTATGATCCCATTATTGCTGTGAAGAAAAATGAAAAAGGCCAGATGGTGATTCAACTCAGTACCGAGGTACCAGGGCTGGATATCCATTATACAGTAGATAACAGCCAGCCGAGCCAGTATCATCCTTTGTATAAAGAGCCCATTGTATATCCGGAAGGCGCAGATATTTTCAGGGTAATTACCTATAAAGGGGGTAAACCAGTAGGTAAAATGATTACGATCAAAACAGATGATCTGGCTAAACGGGTGAGAAAGTAA